ATCGTTGTTGCCAGCACCGGCGAGGGTATCGTTGCCAAAGCCTCCCCGCAATACATCACTAGCTTCACTTCCGACCAAATTCTCGTTGCTGGCGTTGCGGTTTTGGATTTCCAACTCTCTAGCACGTTGTTGGTAAAAGGAGACAGCTTCGTTAATTTCGTCCGCACTGGCATCTTCGGTCAATCCTGCAGCCTCCCAGGAAACACTTCCCAAATGATTGGGGCGAACCCCTAAATTGTTGCTAATTGCCTGCAAGGGCAGCGTTCCGTCGGATAGTTGGAAAGTTTCGATTTGCGAGGTAGATTGCAACCAATCCAAAATCAAGAAGGCTTGGTCGCTTTCAGAGTCGGAAGCAAATAAATGCCTGCCTTCAATGACGGCTGTGGTAGTGGTTTCGCTAAAAAGACCGATGCCGGGGGCAACCAGCCTATCGTTGCTGAACTGACCGCTGTCAAAAATGGTAATCAGGCCATCTGCGACGGTGTTGTACGTGTCATTGTTGGAACCGCCAAAGAACCACTGGAACTCGTCCGTATCCGTTCCTTGGAAAACATCGTCTCCCTGCAAACCGAAGAAAACCGTGTCTTCGCTGCCGGTGAAGCGATCGTTGCCAACTGTACCGATGACTTCTGAAAGTTGCAACACGATAAAAAATCCCCCTCTTGCTTGCGTGACAAACCGGTGCCCAAGGCACAACGATTTTTTAGGTTTTTCTAGTTTTTTCTAGACCGAGCCTGCTGGCTATACGCAACTGGCGGGGTTAAGCACGTTCGCCAGCCGCACGCCAAAGTTTTACCGTACCATCAGCACTGCAACTAGCCAACGTACTGCCGTCGGGGCTAAATTTCACTGCCGCAACGCCTTGGGTGTGTTCTGCCAGAGTGGCTATGCATTTGGCCGTGTCGGTGGTCCACAGTTTGATGGTGCCATCGTGGCTGCCGGTGGCAAAAAGTTTGCTATGGGGACGGCTGCTGATGGAAACGGCGGGTAGGAGATGTCCGGAGAAACTGTGCAGGCACGCTCCGGTGGATAGCTGCCAAATTTTAATGGTACGGTCCCAACTGCTGCTAATGGCTTTGCCGTCGGCGGTGACGGCTACGGCGTGAACGACGCCCTGGTGACCCGAAAGTTCCCCTACTGGTTCGCCGTTGGGGAGTTGCCAAATTTTGATTTTGGTGTCTTGGCTGCCGCTGACTAAAAACGAGTGGTTGGGGGAAAAGGCGATGCAGGTGACCCGTTCCTGATGTCCGGAGAGGGTTTTGTGCAGTTGTCCTGCGGGAAGATGCCACAATTTGACCGTGCGATCGCGGCTAGCGGAGGCTAAGAGTTGCCCTTCGCCGGGGTTGGGACCTCCCTGTATGGCTACTGAGGCGACCACGCTGCTGTGTTCTCGCAAGGTATGCAGCAAAGTAGGCGTTTCTCCCTGTCGCAACTGTCGCAGGTTCCACAGCCAAATGGTGCCGTCGGCACTGCCGGCAGCCAAGAGGTTGCCATCGGTGGTGGCGGTGAGGGAAACGACACCACTGCTGGGGTCGGTGAGGGTATGCAGCAGCTGTCCGCTATGCAAGTCCCATAGTTTGACGGTGCCATCCCAATCGGCACTGGCAAGAATCTGTGAGGGGGGGATGAGGGCAATATCGGTGATTTCTTTGGGAGGATCGTCGCTGGTGAGGGTGAGCACGCACTGCCAGTCGGGGGTTGGTGCTGGCGAGGGTGAGGAGGCGGGGACAGGGGAGGCAGGAGCTGGGGTGGCTTCAATGTCGAAGGTGGGCAGGGCGCGATCGCTAAATAAGGCTTGCCACATAGGTTCGACGGACTGGTAGCGTCGGTCGGCGGACAGGATGGCTCGATCCAGTACTTGCCGCAAGATGTCGCTAATGGGGGTTAGGAGAAAATCCTGCCACACCCAGGTGTTGGATACCATATCGAACAAATCGAAGGGCGGCATTTGCGTCAGTAAGGAGATGCAGGTGACTCCCAAACTGTAGATATCGCTGCTGAAGGAGGCTTGCCCCATGAGCTGTTCGGGGGCGGTGTATTCCGCACTGCCTACGGTGGTGCCGGCTTTTTGGGTGGTGCCGGTTACTCTTTTGACTAAGCCAAAATCGACTAGCGCTAAGGTATTATCGGGGCGGCGAATGATATTTTCTGGTTTGATATCGCGATGAATGAATTTGTTTTGGTGTAGAAAGTGTAAAATTGGCAGGATTTCTGCTAAGATTTGTTCGATTTTGGTTTCGGAGAAATTTCCTTGGTGCTGGGATTCTTGGGCTAAGGTTTCTCCTTGGATATATTCTAGAATTAAGTATTGGCGATCGCTTTGTTGGAATGAGTTGAGTAGGGTGGGTAGTTGCGGGTGCTGGCTGATGGTTTCCAGTTGCAAGACTTCCCGCAAAAAAGAAGCTTGGGCGGCTTGGGAATAAGGACGAAATTGTTTGATAACGCAGGGGTCGCTGGTGGCTTTTTGTTCGTCAACTCCGATGAAGGTTTGGCTGATACCGCCTTTACTTAGGGGAGAACGAGCTCGATAGCGATCGCCCAGCAGCAGTTTGGTGCCGCAGTTTTGGCAAAATTTATTACCAGGGGGGTTTTCTGGTTGGGGACATTCGGCGTTGACGCAGTAACTCATAGGAGCAGCATTGGTAATGGGAATACGATCGGGGGGAATTTTAGGTTTACGATATCATAACCGTGTTTCAGGTGATTTTTTCGGGAGAGTCTTTGAGCTACCAGAGCGTCTGGCAGGTGGTTTTTCCGTGGGTAGGGAAGCCATGGGCAAGCGATCGCGATTGGTCGCTGCGGACAGTTTTCTGAGAAAATGCTTAAAAATATATAAAATTTTTACCAGAATAGAAACCAGTGGATTGCTATTTTGTATGGTTGTATTTGGGAATTGTTTGGGAACTTGATAAACTAGGGCAGCGATTCTTCTGACGGTCCGTTGCACTCTTGACCATATCGAACTTCCATTTTCACCCCCGAGCAACGGCCGCCGCGATCGCAAAGCTGTATTAGGCAAAAAAGTCCCTACCGGGGCATAATTGTGGTTTACACCGAGGAGATGAACGGATGAATCCGTCTCAAGAAGCCCTAGACATTCTCCAGCAAACAAGCCGAACTTTCTACATTCCCATCGTTCGTTTGCCTCCAAAACTACAGGAAGCCGTGGCGTCGGCTTATCTGTGCATGCGTGCCATCGATGAAATTGAAGACAGTGCCAAGCTACCCAACATCACCAAAGCCAACCTACTACGAGAAATTAGCCTAACGTTACAATCTGCCATCGATGGAAACCACTTCCCCGAATTTTCGTTTCTGAAACCAGATAACTCCCATTCCCTCGAGGAAGTCACCGTACGCATCGACGAGTGGGCATTGCTAGCTCCCGAAAGTATCGCACCGCGGGTTTGGGATGCTACAGCCGCCATGAGCGATCGCATGGCCTATTGGGCAGAATGCAATTGGAACGTGCGTACGGAAGCCGATTTAAATCGCTATACCTTTAGCGTAGCCGGTGCGGTAGGACTGCTGCTATCCGATTTGTGGGCTTGGTATGATGGTACCCAAAGCGATCGCACCCATGCCATTGGCTTCGGTCGCGGCTTGCAAGCAGTCAACATCCTCCGCAACCACAAAGAAGACCTGGCTCGTGGGGTTGACTTTTTTCCCGATGGATGGTACACGCGCGACATGCATGCATACGCTCGCCGCAACTTGCAGCTGGCAGATGCCTATACCAATTCTTTACCTGTAGGAGCAGCTCTTGACTTTTGCCAAATTCCCCTAGCCTTAGCCAAAGCCACCCTCGATGCTTTGGATGAAGGTCGTGAAAAATTAGAAAAACAGGAAGTCATCCAAATTATCCATAAGTTAGAAGCCGGTGCCACACCAACCTAGGCATCCCATTTCCGCAAAACATCAAAACCAAAAGCCCCCCTTTTTTAGGGGGGTTGGGTAAATTCAATACAACACAATTTTTCAGAAAAAATAACAGAGAGTAGTTTCTAGCCGCCACCTACAAAAAAAATAGGATGCACATGCAGAATGCACCCTATCCAAAATTTCGTTAGTGACAGGAAATTTTAGAGACTAGAAACATCTTGGAAATCGTCTTCCGTAATCGTGGTCGCATCCACGCCGGTAAGACCAGCAATAGCATTGCCATTGAAAGAAATCACCGTGCCACCTTCTGCTTGGAAAACCGATAGATCCTCGAAGCTGAGACCAGCAGGTTGTACTGGGAAGTCACTGGTAGGCAGTACCAACGAATCCACACCATCTTCAAAGTCCGTGATAATGTCAGGACCGGATACAGCACGCAACAAGAAGCGATCCGAACCTTCACCCCCAGTCAGCGTATCCTCTTGGAAATCACCACTGAGAAAGTCGTCGCCGTTGCCACCGTTGATGATATCGGCTTGCTGACCGCCAAAAATGGTGTCATTGTCGTTGTTGCCATTCAGCGTATCTTCCCCTTGACCGCCAAAGATGGTGTCGTCGCCATCATCGCCATTGGCATTGTCGTTACCTTGACCGCCAAAGATGAGGTCGTTGTCGTTGCCACCGCCGATGACATCATCTCCCAGGTCACCGTTGAGAAGATCGTTGCCATTGCCACCTTGAACGTTGTCGTTTTGCTGACCACCAAAGATAGCATCATCGCCGTCGCCACCATCTAGATTGTCATCTCCCTGGTTGCCGAAGATGAAATCGTCATCAGCGTCGCCACGAACATTATCGTTACCGGAGAAGACAGCCACAGCATCGTTACCACCACCGGCAGAGACATCATCATTGCCATTACCGCCTTCTAGGGTGTCGTCGTCTTCGGAACCGACAACTTCGTTATCGATGTCATCATCATCATCATCATCATCGTCGTCGTCACCGACATCATCCCCTACATCAGGCACCTCCACAGGAACATCGCCACCGTCGTCACCATCACCGATGCCACCATCGTCATCGTCATCTTCGTCGGGTTGCTCCTCCGCTGCTTGTACATCAATTTCAAGGTTCTTGTTGAACAGAGAAAAGCGTTCTCCGTCGGAAGCGTTCCAGCTGAAGCTAATGCTTCCGGTGAAGCCTGCGTCGGGTTCGAGAACCAAGGAACTCAGTTCGCTAGCAGAAATAATTTGTCCGGAACTTACCGTTTCGCTACCCAACAGCAGGGTACCGTTTTCTGGCAAGTCGTTGATGCGAATAGCACTGAGGGAAGACCCTTCAGCATCGGTAAAGGCTTCAGCAAAGACCTCTACATCCAGTCGAATTTGACCTTCAGCGGAAACAGTGCGTTCGATGCTAACATTTTCTAGTTCGGGAGGGTTGTTGGCAGGAGCCCCACCTGTGTCGTCGTCGGTGTCAACTTCAGTCTCGGCATTAACCCCTAAATTGACACTGTCAAAACCAGTATCATCCAAATCGTTACCAGCAGCATCTTCCAAGCCATTTGTACTGGCATCAATCTCCGTAACAGCAATACCATTGCTGTCGTTGTCGCCATTTTGAACCGTGTATTCAAAGACAGCGTTGCCGTCACCATTGATTTCTGCGAAGCTTGCACTGCGGGTTGTACCGCCAATATCCAATGTGATAGAAGGTTGGGTGTCGGTCGGACTTAATAAGTTTTCATTCGCATCGACAGTAATTGTCAACTTATCGCCTGCTCCTAGCGTACCGCTATCTGGAGAGGCAGTAATTCCTGCAGCCGTGATGGTAGGAGCTGTTGTATCAACGTTGACACCTAGCTGTTGACTGGTAAAGCCACTGGCATCCAGGTCGTTGCCATTAACATCTTCCAAACCGTCGGTACCAGGCTCGATTGCAGTTACCTCAATGCCATCATCATCATTGTTGCCATCCTGGATGGTGTATTCAAAAATAGCGTTACCAGCTTCAATTCTCGATAGGCTAACGTTGCGAGTGGTATTACCAATTGTAAGTTCTAAAGAAGAAGCACCAGTACCTTCCCGCAAATCTTCATTAGCGTCAACAACAACGGTTAGTAAATCGCCAGCTGCCAGTACACCGCTGTTTGGTGAAGAAGTAACGCTATCAGCTGTAGGAGCAATTCCATCAACATTGACTCCAAGATTTATTGTTATGTTACTTAGATCGGTGTCAACTGAGTTACCGGATGCATCTTGTAAAGGAGGCGTACCAGAGTTATAGGAAGTGACTTCAATACCATTTGTGTCTTCATCGTCGTTTGTAATTTCATAGGTAAAGATAGCGTTGCCGTCACTATCAATTTCCTGAAAACTAGCAGTGCCAGTAGTACCGCTATCACTAAAAGTTAGTGTCAGGGTGGGATCGGCACCGCTGGGTTCTAGGATTTCTTCATCAGTTGTTACAGCAACTTCTAGCGTATCGCCAGCAGCTAGCGTACCGCTATCAGGAGAAGGAGTCAGTTTAGTAATCTTGGGAGAAGTGTTGTCATTGGCATTGACATCAAGATTGACTGGGAAGTTAAAGCCAGTTTTTGTATCTAGATCGTTCCCCTGGTCATCTTCCAAACCATTCGGATCGAGATCGATATCAGTGACTAAGACACCGTTATTATCCTGGTCACCGTTCTGAATCGTGTAAGTGAATTCAGCGTTATTATCGCCGTTGATCTGGCTGAAGCTGGCAGTACGAACAGTCCCACCAATATTTAAAGTAAGTTTGGCAGTGCCATTGTTAAGCAGGGGTTCATCTGCATCTAGAGTAATGTTGAGCTCATTGCCAACTTCTAACGTACTTCCACTATCAGCAGAAGTGATGGCATTAATTGTAGGAGCCTTGGCATCGGCATTGACATTAAGATTGACTGGGTAGGTGAAGCCGGTAATTACATCGAGGTCATTACCGGCTTTATCTTCTAAACCATTTGTGCCAGGATTTAGTGCGGTCACTTCGATGCCATCGCTGTCGTTGTCGCCATCCCGGACCTCATATTCAAAGACAGCATTGCCACTACTGTTGATTTCTTTAAAGGTTGCAGTTTCTGTTTTACTGCCAACTTCTAGTTCTAGAGAAGGAGTGCCACTACCTTCCAATAGGTCTTCATTGGCATCTACAGTAATTGTTAGGGTATCACCAGCAACTAATGTACCAGTGTTAGAAGTTTTGATAGAATCCACTTGAGGAGACGTTGTATCCGCTGCAATACCAAGCTCCGTACTAGTTAGAGTCGTACCATCGATTGTGTTACCGGTGCTACTATTACCTACACCATCTGTCAAAGTAGTATCAGTTGTTGGAGTTGGATCGGTGGTTGTACCGCTAGAATAACTCTCGACCTGAATATTGGGATTGTTGTCTCCACTTTGAATAGTATAAGTAAATACGGCATTTCCGTCACTGTTAATAGTGACGAAATTTGCTTCTTCAGAATCCCCTGTATCTCCATCTAAGTCTTCTAAAACGAGTTTCGGATCTGCATTGTTCCCTTCATCAACCAAATCCTCATTCGCATCTACAATGATGGTTAAGAGATCGCCAACACCTAGAGGTCCGGTACTAGAGGTAGAAACACTAGTAATTGTAGGACTGGTCGTATCAAAGTTAACATTTAGATTTTCTGGGAAGGTAAAACTACCCTGTACTAAAGAAATACCACTACTATCTGTTAAGCCTCCAGCAGAGAGGTCAATACTGTCGACATCTATACCGTTGCTATCATTTATATCATTTGAAAGTGTGCTAAGATCGAGTTCAAATGTAGCATTACCACCAGAAATGCCATCAGCATTCACATCTGTATTCGTAGTAGTACCATCATTTTTGTCGAGTCGAAGTGTGATAGTTGCATCATTATTACCCTCAAGGGGTTCACTAGCACTAACAACAATTTCTAGAGTATCGTTCGGACCCAAAGTACCACTACTTGATGTTGTAATGCTACTGATGATAGGAGCTGTATCAGCAACTTCCCCAATGTCTAGACCACTAAAGGCACTTACATCTAAATCATTACCATTTTCATCTTCTAAACCATTGGTTCCCGGATTAACATTTGAAACTATGATGTTTCCTTGATCGCCATCCTGGACAGTATAGCTAAAAATAGCATCGCCATTACCATCAATACTGGCAAAGTTAGCAGTTCGGGCGACACTACCTGCAATTAAATCCAAAGTAGGTGTACCGGTACCTTTGGTTAAATCTTGGTCAGCATCTACCTTGATATCTATAGTGCCACCATTCTGTATACTATCAGCTACGGCAGAGCTAAGGTCGTTGGGATCTGTAGTAGACAATACAGTTATGCTACTGTTATCAATAACAGGAGGAACCCCGTCAGCATCTACTCCCAAGGTTTCAGGAAATGTAAAACCACTAGGGTCTAAATCTTCCTTACTGTTTACACCTCGCAAATCATTAACGGTCAGATCGGAAACTTCTATATTATCGCTATCACTATCTCCATTTTGAATGCTGTATTTGAAAACAGCATTGCCGTTACTGTTAATACTGTCAAAAGTTGCTGTTCGGCTCGTACCACCAATGTCTAATGCTATTACGGGGTCATCGCCACCATCTTCTAAATCTTCATCGGCATCTACAATAATTTCCAGCTCGTCACCGAGGGTTAAAGTACCACTGTTATTGGTGAAGATACTGCTATTGGTAATGCTTGGTGCCAAAATGGCAGCATAATTTTGCAGAGCAACTTCTGTCAGTGCCAACTGGGAAGTAACATTTCCCACCTGTACTTCCAAGTTCCAGTTGCCACCTTGCTCGGGATTGCCGGTTACTGGTACTGGCGGCAATATTAGCTTGGGTGAAAGTGGCTAGTTTCTCTAAAAAGGAAGCATTGCGAGTTACTCCAGCTACCCGACAGCCGTACAGCAAAATGTCGGCATCTTCTGCCAATGCCGACTGCCAACCTTGTAATTGCTTTTGGTAGCGAGGGAGGGTGTGGCGATTGAGAACGCTGTTGCCTAAATAAATGCAGCCAGGGGAACCGTGAGCGATGATGTGAATCGATTGCAGCTGGCTGTAGTTCTGTAAGGTTTCGCTAATCTGTTCAATGCCATCCCGCTTGGCATCCAGCAAGACGGCTTGGGTTCCGGGAACCAAACCTGCCATCAAGGTTTGATGGTCTTCTACGGCTGGGTCAATAAGCAATGGCTTGGTAACCGGTGGAAAGCGATTTGAACGAAGGTACATCGCTTGGAGCAACAGTGGCAACGCGCGTACTCTGCCTGCTAAGAAGCGTGGAATTTGAGTAAATCTGACTCATGGCAAATCTCCGATTCATAGGAAAACTGTACAAAAAACTTTAGTTTGCTTAGATACAAGTACAAATCGTACTTGTACGGAAAAAAACTGAGCTTATACGGATCAGTTTGAAAAAAATTATTTTTCTGCATCAATAATACCTTTCTTTTGATTCTCCCGTCAAGCTTTTAGTAAAAGAAAATTTATATTTTAATATTTTTACTATAAAAGGGCTTTTTCTGAGGTTGTTGGCTTTATTTGCTGACAAAAAATACCCTAAAAAAGATAAAAACCTCCCAAAACAGCAAATAACTGTCTTAAAATATATTTTAAAAAAGGTTTAATTACCGTATTTTATCGCTATTTAATTTTTAGTTCAAGCAAAGTTGACCAACGTTTTGTAAACGCATGGGTACGTAAAAATCTGTAAATCCCTTCAGAATTTGTTGCATTTTTTTACCTTTACTATCCTACACCTCGTTAGAACTCCTTCCTATTGGAAAAGTTCCCAAACTATCGGTCCCAGCTATCTACTAATTCTAGCCACCTACGCTAGCTAAACCCCTGCCTTAAAGCCGTTTCTCCTCTTAAACGGCAGTCTAGGCTTCCACTGGTTATTTCAATTTCTAAACGAATAGGCAATACGAGTACAACTTAACTTATGAATTGGCATGTGGCGATGAAGGGGATGCTGGAGTTGACAGGTAGGGGCAATCGACAATCCTGGAAATGGGAAATTCTATACAAATCATGCAAGCAATCGCAAGAAAAAGCCCCCCTTTCCAAGGCTTGCCCTGAAGCTGTCGAAGGGGGGAGTTGGGGAAATTCACGCGATCGCTATCTTTGAGAAACCATCTCTTAAAAGCAAGTCTCAGATTCTACAAACTCGAAACCTCTTCAAAATCCTCCTCCGTAACTGTGGTAGCGTCTATACCGGTGAGACCTGCAATAGCATTGCCCTCAAACAGCACCACCGTACCTCCTGGTGCTTGAATGATATTCAAATCCGCAAAAGTCAACCCATTCGGTTGCAAAGGGAACGTACCGGTAGGTAACATCAGCGAATCCACCCCATCTTCAAAATCGGTAATAATGTCCGGACCAGTAACCGTACGCAATAGAAAACGATCTTGCCCTTCCCCGCCACTGAGGACATCTTCGCCAAAATCGCCGCTGAGGAAATCGTTCCCTGCACCACCAGCTACAACATCCGCTTGCTGACCGCCAAAAATCGTATCGTCGTCGTTGTCTCCATTGAGAACATCGGCCCCTTGACCACCAAAAATCGTGTCATTGCCGTCATTGCCGCTGACAATATCGTTGCCGGGTCCGCTAATAATCAGATCGTTGTTGCCGCCACCAGCCATGGCATCATCGCCGACATCGCCATTCAGCACATCGTTGCCGTTGCCACCCTGGAATAGGTCGTTGCCTGGACCGCCAAACAGTTCGTCAGCACCATCGCCGCCGTTGAGGCTATCCTCTCCCCGATCGCCGTTCAAAGTATCGTTACCAGCATCTCCCTCCATGCGATCGTTACCAGAAAAACCAGCAACTTTATCATCGCCAGCAAGGGCAATCAAGATATCGTTGTTTGGCGTTCCGTCGAGAACATCGTTACCGTTGGAACCGACAATTTCGCCGCTACCGCCAGTACCGCCGCCAGTACCGCCATCAAAACCACCGTCGGTGCCGCCACCACCACCAGTATTGCCGCCACCAGCATCATCCGTTTGCTGTACGTCGATTTCCAAACTCTTGTTGAACAGCGAAAAACGTTCTCCATCGGAAGCATTCCAACGAAAGCGGATCGTTCCGGTAAACCCTTCATC
This portion of the Geitlerinema sp. PCC 9228 genome encodes:
- a CDS encoding phytoene/squalene synthase family protein, which translates into the protein MNPSQEALDILQQTSRTFYIPIVRLPPKLQEAVASAYLCMRAIDEIEDSAKLPNITKANLLREISLTLQSAIDGNHFPEFSFLKPDNSHSLEEVTVRIDEWALLAPESIAPRVWDATAAMSDRMAYWAECNWNVRTEADLNRYTFSVAGAVGLLLSDLWAWYDGTQSDRTHAIGFGRGLQAVNILRNHKEDLARGVDFFPDGWYTRDMHAYARRNLQLADAYTNSLPVGAALDFCQIPLALAKATLDALDEGREKLEKQEVIQIIHKLEAGATPT
- a CDS encoding serine/threonine-protein kinase, which gives rise to MSYCVNAECPQPENPPGNKFCQNCGTKLLLGDRYRARSPLSKGGISQTFIGVDEQKATSDPCVIKQFRPYSQAAQASFLREVLQLETISQHPQLPTLLNSFQQSDRQYLILEYIQGETLAQESQHQGNFSETKIEQILAEILPILHFLHQNKFIHRDIKPENIIRRPDNTLALVDFGLVKRVTGTTQKAGTTVGSAEYTAPEQLMGQASFSSDIYSLGVTCISLLTQMPPFDLFDMVSNTWVWQDFLLTPISDILRQVLDRAILSADRRYQSVEPMWQALFSDRALPTFDIEATPAPASPVPASSPSPAPTPDWQCVLTLTSDDPPKEITDIALIPPSQILASADWDGTVKLWDLHSGQLLHTLTDPSSGVVSLTATTDGNLLAAGSADGTIWLWNLRQLRQGETPTLLHTLREHSSVVASVAIQGGPNPGEGQLLASASRDRTVKLWHLPAGQLHKTLSGHQERVTCIAFSPNHSFLVSGSQDTKIKIWQLPNGEPVGELSGHQGVVHAVAVTADGKAISSSWDRTIKIWQLSTGACLHSFSGHLLPAVSISSRPHSKLFATGSHDGTIKLWTTDTAKCIATLAEHTQGVAAVKFSPDGSTLASCSADGTVKLWRAAGERA
- a CDS encoding calcium-binding protein, which produces MALTEVALQNYAAILAPSITNSSIFTNNSGTLTLGDELEIIVDADEDLEDGGDDPVIALDIGGTSRTATFDSINSNGNAVFKYSIQNGDSDSDNIEVSDLTVNDLRGVNSKEDLDPSGFTFPETLGVDADGVPPVIDNSSITVLSTTDPNDLSSAVADSIQNGGTIDIKVDADQDLTKGTGTPTLDLIAGSVARTANFASIDGNGDAIFSYTVQDGDQGNIIVSNVNPGTNGLEDENGNDLDVSAFSGLDIGEVADTAPIISSITTSSSGTLGPNDTLEIVVSASEPLEGNNDATITLRLDKNDGTTTNTDVNADGISGGNATFELDLSTLSNDINDSNGIDVDSIDLSAGGLTDSSGISLVQGSFTFPENLNVNFDTTSPTITSVSTSSTGPLGVGDLLTIIVDANEDLVDEGNNADPKLVLEDLDGDTGDSEEANFVTINSDGNAVFTYTIQSGDNNPNIQVESYSSGTTTDPTPTTDTTLTDGVGNSSTGNTIDGTTLTSTELGIAADTTSPQVDSIKTSNTGTLVAGDTLTITVDANEDLLEGSGTPSLELEVGSKTETATFKEINSSGNAVFEYEVRDGDNDSDGIEVTALNPGTNGLEDKAGNDLDVITGFTYPVNLNVNADAKAPTINAITSADSGSTLEVGNELNITLDADEPLLNNGTAKLTLNIGGTVRTASFSQINGDNNAEFTYTIQNGDQDNNGVLVTDIDLDPNGLEDDQGNDLDTKTGFNFPVNLDVNANDNTSPKITKLTPSPDSGTLAAGDTLEVAVTTDEEILEPSGADPTLTLTFSDSGTTGTASFQEIDSDGNAIFTYEITNDDEDTNGIEVTSYNSGTPPLQDASGNSVDTDLSNITINLGVNVDGIAPTADSVTSSPNSGVLAAGDLLTVVVDANEDLREGTGASSLELTIGNTTRNVSLSRIEAGNAIFEYTIQDGNNDDDGIEVTAIEPGTDGLEDVNGNDLDASGFTSQQLGVNVDTTAPTITAAGITASPDSGTLGAGDKLTITVDANENLLSPTDTQPSITLDIGGTTRSASFAEINGDGNAVFEYTVQNGDNDSNGIAVTEIDASTNGLEDAAGNDLDDTGFDSVNLGVNAETEVDTDDDTGGAPANNPPELENVSIERTVSAEGQIRLDVEVFAEAFTDAEGSSLSAIRINDLPENGTLLLGSETVSSGQIISASELSSLVLEPDAGFTGSISFSWNASDGERFSLFNKNLEIDVQAAEEQPDEDDDDDGGIGDGDDGGDVPVEVPDVGDDVGDDDDDDDDDDDIDNEVVGSEDDDTLEGGNGNDDVSAGGGNDAVAVFSGNDNVRGDADDDFIFGNQGDDNLDGGDGDDAIFGGQQNDNVQGGNGNDLLNGDLGDDVIGGGNDNDLIFGGQGNDNANGDDGDDTIFGGQGEDTLNGNNDNDTIFGGQQADIINGGNGDDFLSGDFQEDTLTGGEGSDRFLLRAVSGPDIITDFEDGVDSLVLPTSDFPVQPAGLSFEDLSVFQAEGGTVISFNGNAIAGLTGVDATTITEDDFQDVSSL
- a CDS encoding DUF4347 domain-containing protein — its product is MYLRSNRFPPVTKPLLIDPAVEDHQTLMAGLVPGTQAVLLDAKRDGIEQISETLQNYSQLQSIHIIAHGSPGCIYLGNSVLNRHTLPRYQKQLQGWQSALAEDADILLYGCRVAGVTRNASFLEKLATFTQANIAASTSNRQSRARWQLELGSTGGKCYFPVGTDRSCSAKLCCHFGTKHYQ